Within the Eucalyptus grandis isolate ANBG69807.140 chromosome 1, ASM1654582v1, whole genome shotgun sequence genome, the region TCAGacaatcagtttttttttttttttctaagtttgttttcttttacacCCTTGATTTTGTGTTCTAGGAAATAAGTGGGCAAGTACACGGATTTTAAACAAGACCATGAGTCTCGCTGGATGCCCGATACATGTGAAGACGTATCAACTTCAGTGCTTCTCCATGTCCAACTATGCCTAACCCAAGAGACAGAGAGGCGTCATTCTATCTACAGGAAAACCTTATCCTAAGAAAACGATTTGAATTGAAAGCGAAACAGTTCTTGAGAGCATCCATCCAATGGGTTTATCCTAAGGAATCAACATGCATacctttcaaaaatcaattttaaattttaaattgaaaaataaagggaTTTCATATCTATATAAGAGTGTATGAATCCTCTAAAGAGGTGATGTGAGATAATTTTAACACATATGATTTCAACTTATGACTAGTCAGCATGATAACAacattatgtcaattcaataatTAGCACAGCAGCTTTTGCActtgttttcaattttaaaaataaaaaaaattgaaaaaaatatttaatattagtAACAACGATGACctgtgtccatgtcaacaatttttggccaaatggaTTCCATTAGCTAAATGTAAAATTCTTTAGAACTAAATGGGCATTATTAAAggatttataactgaattaacaaaaatgaattTCGTGAcgttttggacaattttccccattgGAATTGACTCgcttatttaaatattcaatcGCATTCACCACACCGGCTGGTTCTCCCTTGGAATCGAGAACCAAACTATTTGGACACCAGTTCCCGATTTTAGAAACCAAGAACTAGACCAATACTTCTTGAAACCTGGACTAAACCACCAGTCCGATTCAGTCTAGGCCGATTCAGTTTGAACGGTTTTTGACTTGGGCATCTGTCTCTCGGTAAACCGTAGGACAGCCCCTCTCGTTTCTTATTACTAGCCTTTCCAATCCGTGATTTCAAAGGTAGCTAGAGTAGGCCCAATTACTGGATGGACTTGGGCGGGCTGAATTTGAACTTTGCCCAACGAAGAAACCAATGCAAAAAGGCTTGGTGGCCTTAGACCGATCGGCCGAAGATCGATATCCAAGCTCACCCAATTGCCCCGCGAACTCGTCGGGTCCGTCCATCGCGAGCCCCCGATTAGGTCCATTTTTTCTCTAAAACCAAATTAAACCCATGCGCACATCATGAAACACGAACCGATATTGAGTCATGACCAACTTGTCAAATCTCCAAAATGGCAAAGGCAATCTCTTTCATTTAGAGGATGTTTTTATAGCATACCGAAGAATTGAAAATAATACGGGTATAAACGAGAGGAATCTTAATTTGCGTTGCGTATAAATTGTCACCAAAGCTATTAAAGTAGTGAAGGGCAAAACCCCTACAAATTGAGCTCATGAGCTACTTTCATTAATTGGCCAACACTATTTTTACTCTACGTAAAATTTTGTCCCTTATGGGCAAAATGTGACCGTATAGTTGGTACCACCTGGGCAAGTGAAGGTTGCTGGATCATCTCGTGGGTAGCTAAAAGCATCCGGGCACCTATCCTTGAAAAATTGGGAGTAAGCAGTGGAGCCACAGCTCTCGGACGCATCGTTGCAACAATACTGGGCGGTCTTGAACACTGTGCACGGATCGTTGCACCCCCCAGGGGCCTTCAGCACCTCTGGGCACTGGTTGTTGATGTCATCTGAGCACTTGATCCCCCTGCACGCACCGGTGGTGGGCCTCAATTGCATGGGGATGTTGAAACCGTTGACGAGCGATATGTCCAGGATGTCCCGACCGTTCTGGCTCGAGTTGAACTCTGCGACGGTGCTGGGCGGGCTACCGGAGCTTGAGCAGTCCAAGAGTAGGTCGCAGTCGCCAGTCTCGCACCGGCCCTGGCCGTTGGCGTCGAAGCTGCAATTGGTCCGGCCCCATATGCGCCTTGTGGTTGTGCCCGCGCCCACAGATAGGACCCACGTCTGGCCACGGTCAAGCCTGCGCCCGCCACCAGGTGTTGCCGCGGCCCAAACAGTGTATGTGCACTGATTGACAACCCTAAAAGTAGCTGCATCTTTAAAAGTAGCTGCATCTGTAAAAGTAGCTGCAGCAGAGGGGACGAGATTAGGGACGGAGGCCGAGTATTGAGCTCATATAGGTTCTTGAACACTTGACCGGGACACAAGTGCTAGAACCGCTTGAAGAAGAGCCATTTTTTCCATTGAGCTCCCCTCGCTGATTATTTTGACTCGCAGAGAGGGGGTCTATGTAGATTGAGGAACCATAGACTTGGCGTAAGGAATGGGGAAATCGACGATAAAATGCCAGTGAACTTTCCCAGAAATTTCTGTGCAGACGATCGTGTCAAATGGGGGACAAACCACGAGTCAACGAATGGATATACGCGCCTTTCGCGGAGGCCGCGTAAGGACCAAGGACTAAAGAGATCGAGAGAGGAACTTCTCTCAGTTTGATTTAGTCAAAGCACATGTCATCGATAGAAACTAGAAACCCGTGACTACACGGCATCACTCTTTCGGGTTCGTCTTCCCACCCACCACTACGTGCGCCAAAAATTTAACTCCGCTCTTGTCGGTCGTCGGATTCAAGGTTCGTTGAATCTTGCGTCGGTGTCCGATCTAAAAAATGTCAATGTCGAGTCTTTCGAATTTGAACTCGGCAAGTTCCCTTTGATTTGATTATATGCATGGAAAATTTACCCGGCATTCTTGTTAGTCGTCAGATTTTTTTGTCACAGTCGACTATAGATCTTGCGTGGATGTCCgatctaaaacttgtcaacgTAAAATGTGAACGCAGTAAATATGCTTTGGTTTTGCTCATGGCGAAGTAGATTAAGCCCTTCCTTTCCCTAAAGATATGATCACTGAGAATAGATAATAATCAACATGTCCATTTAAAGGATAAAATCCCAAATACATTTCACGTGAACAACGCCATGTTAATTATTTATCTTTGTTAGgtataatttgtcaatatttcATAAGGATTTTGTCAAAACCCAACTAAAGAATATTTGTTACTTTCAAAGCACCATCCCTCTTGTGTCATGTGtaatcaatatattgaaaatagtcaccaaaaaaaaaaaaatttcttattagaTGTGATAAATGAGTGATCTAGTTACTGCACTCATTGACAAGATCCATACTAGAATACCCATATGAACTTGTGCAGCCACATAAATCATAGACGTACTTACTCATAAGTTGGTTTACTTGTCTAGGGTTCTATGCAAAAGTGATCCGAGagcaataattaaataatcaaataagtAAATATTGCGATTTTGAATGCACTACCTAGTCTAACGATATGCACAATCACCATTAATTGATGCTTTATTAGCAAATTAGGcttccttttatttaattttatgttaGGTCCTCTTGTTGCACCTTCTAGGGAACaaccacaaaagaaaagaacaactCAAAACGATTCAGGCTCCatttatattatgaaaaatgaataattgaaaaaatatttttttaaaaataattatttgtatcgtttataataattaattaatatgccATGTTTTGaatatcaacaataatttatgtctaaataattttgtagaggataaaatatttgttgttaattatttttttctttttttgtgatttaagCAATCATTTGTTTAAAACCTCGAAAGCAGACATCACTTTGAGACATTTGTTTAGTCAAGACAAGACTAAGTCAAACTCGCAGATGTAATGAAACTCGTTggaaaaatatttgattttacTTTCAGTCAAGCACGTAAAGTTCGATTCTCCCGTTAATCGCGGCATCTCGGTCGGGTTTCAACATGTTTTTTAGTCTTCACCCTTATTCTCTGCATATTTTTAGGTCGAGGTTGAATTGACTATTATCAAAATAGatctaatttttttggctttttttcttttactgaAACCCCTCTgcagaaaaaattaaaaagattaatagCTGCAAAAATAATCTCTGAGGCCAAATCACAGTAAAAAcgcaaaacaaaaagaagacaaaaacaaaaggtttgtTTATCACAAAAAAGTTTGCAATAGAGATTATTTCAAAcctttttcagaaaataatagaGAACATCGTCTATTTCCATACTTACATTTGTTAGGGCAGAACACGACCCCATAGTTGGTTCCACCAAGGCAGGTGAAAGTGCTGGTTTGATCATCCTTAGGATAACTGTAAGCATCGGGGCACCTATCCTTGAAGAACTTGGAGAAATTTGTGGGCCCGCAGCTTCCGGAGTTGCAGCGGTGCGGGTCGGTCTTGAACACGTTGCGGGGGCCGTTGCACCGCGGGGCGCCTTGGTAGGGGGGCAGCCATTGATGTCGGCCGTGCACTTGATCCCACGGGTGCACCCGTTGGAGGTCGGGTGAAGTCCATGGGGACGTTGAAGCCGTCGACCAGTGGAGATGTCAAAGAAGTCCTTGCCGCCGAACCGGTTCGGCGCATACTCGGCCGAGGTGTTTGGGGGCTGGCGGATGATGTGCACTCGCGGACGCCGCCACGGTCGCCGATGCGGCACTTGCCCTCACCGGGCTGCATCAAATTGGCGGTTAGTCCAGGGCCGAGATACGGCCGCTGTGCGGGTGCCAAGGCGGCGTTTACGCTCCGGGGCTGGCCTCGGTCAAGCCGTCGGCCACCTCTGGGAGGGCCGCAGCCCGGACCGTGTAAGGGCAATCGTTCCTAATATTGAAAGTGGCAGCATTGgcgcaagtgaggaagagggaGAGCAAGAGGACGGAGGCAATGCAAATGGCATGGGAGCGAGCCATGCTTGGGGTTTGCTGAGAATTAGGGTTTGTGTGATTTCTCTAAGTGATAGTGCTTGTGGAGTAGTTTGGTGGGTAATGAAGACATACATGAGGGTTTATATGGGGGCGAGGGTGGCTAAGTTGTTGGAGAGAGGCCAACAGGTGTTCCTACAAAATTAGCTGATTGAATATTAGACGCGGTTCGATAACGTCGTCCTTGGCTTGGCTCGAAGACGAGTAGACGAGTCAAGAACGAAGATAAAGCCTCCAGGATGCACGGACCAATGAGAAAGTGACGCGTCAGCGTGCGCCAAGTCAGCGTGCGCCCCCGTCCAATGTTAAAGTGACGCGTGGCTCTACGTGTGCGCCATGGACCCACTGGTTTTCTGcacaaaatatattattttcccttttttatttaaaaatttacggcccttttttttttttttttggtcgctAATTTACGGCCCTTAGTAGACTTGCTGTTGCtttttctctcccctctcttttGGAGTGGGCCTGCACGCATTAATGGCGCTTTCTCGCTTCTCCTTTCTGAAGAATGGATACCCCCACGCTGCAGCTTCCcttccctcctttctttccttttccattcaaaatttTGGGTGAGAATTCGCTCTCTAAGTTGCTTTGCTTCTCCAGCCGGCTCCAGGGCTGGGTCGTCTCCGCTCTCTAGCCCAAAGCACGTTGCTCCTCCACCTTGCTCCGGCGCTGGCTCATCTTCGCTCTCTGCCCCAAAGCACGTTGCTTCTTCGGCCTGCATCGTTGTGTTCCTTCTCCCCTCTGCTCCGGTGTGGTTTCCTTGCGCAAGACGGCGAGGAATGTTCTTGCTGTAAGTCGTAGACTCCAAGCAATAAGAAGTTCCAGCTCTCTCCGATTCAGCTTCGGATCTGCTACATTCGCGGCTCATAACAGTGAGTTGATTTGGCGAATGCTTGCCGCTACCGGCTGCGTGCGGCGATGGAGGTGGAGAGAGCGAGTGGAGGAAGGTGATGGAGGCGTCATTCGGAAAGCTGGACGAGGTTGGAGGAAAGGAGGTGGACGCATCGATCAGGACGGCGGGGTcgacggcggtggtggcggtggtggggaAGGAGGAGGTTGTGGTCGCAAACTGCGGGGATTCGTGAGCGGTGTTTTGTCGTGGCGATGTGGTCATGCCCTTGTCTGTTGATCACAAGGTGAGCTCTCGCTTTGTGTTTGTTCGTTTCCATTGAAGCTGTGGAGCTCAGGggatctaatcttgttcttcttccccccAAAAgacacttcattttttttaattttttatttttttggtaagagcaAAAGACACTTCATTTATTCAGACATTTTGCCAGAAATCTTGATCTACAAGTCTTATCCTTTTTGTCTACTTCGTGTCGTTTCTAGGTTATACTTCCAAAAGATCACTTGGTGTACTTTCAAAGGTGCTTAATTTATTAGGTTGACTTTGGGGTCATGCTTCGCAGGGTGGACATCCTATGATTAGGGGAACTTGCTACACTATGGCATTCTCTGTTTTTCGTTCATGGTTATGTAGACAGGCTGAAGCTCATCTTGCCCTGTTGGTTTAATCAGTGAACTAGAATTCATCCCTGTGATCTTTTGTGGTCAGCCACGCATTGTTCATTCTGCAATTCTTTCATAGAACACTGTTGAAATCACTTCAGGTCGCCACGAACGGGAAATAGCTAGTGGTGCCCCATCGCAATATGGCATGTTACCGGGTTGATAAATGAATGCAAACCTTTGAAAGCTCTTGCCAATACTTTTATACCGTCTCTTCTTCAATGACATGTCTATTTTTTGATATTGAAATAGTAACAAGGTCTTCAGCCAGTGAAAGCGAGTAAAGTCATCTTCATATTGAAATGGTACAATTTGAAACGTGGGAAGATTTTCCTGAGCAACATCTTTAGAGCATTTGCCACAGTAGATACTCAATTAGTTGCCAATGCT harbors:
- the LOC108959231 gene encoding thaumatin-like protein 1, yielding MPAQYSASVPNLVPSAAATFTDAATFKDAATFRVVNQCTYTVWAAATPGGGRRLDRGQTWVLSVGAGTTTRRIWGRTNCSFDANGQGRCETGDCDLLLDCSSSGSPPSTVAEFNSSQNGRDILDISLVNGFNIPMQLRPTTGACRGIKCSDDINNQCPEVLKAPGGCNDPCTVFKTAQYCCNDASESCGSTAYSQFFKDRCPDAFSYPRDDPATFTCPGGTNYTVTFCP